The genomic stretch TGGCCATTCCACTtctatataatttattattaaaatagtaCTAGAAAAcatcatatactactatatattcaTAATCAATAAGCTAATACGATATTAAATTGTTTTCATATAACCAcattacaaatattattttcatataacTACTatcacataatttaattaactcACACATGAATCAATTATTCATAAGAAAATACAGTTTTGGGAAACTGCATCTTACTCCTTGTCTTACATGGCGGAATGCTCTGTTCATTCTGGAAGAAATTGGTCGGATCAATGACCGTCTTGACCTTCACAAGGCGATCGAAATTATTCTTGAAATATTTCATGCCCCAAATGCTTGCTTGCTTGTAGCTCGTTTGTCTACCAAAATTATTTACTCCAATGTCGAGATCTCTGTAGTTCAAGTACACCTCCCTCGGAGATTTTGAGACATAAGGAGTCATGTAATCATAGTACCTTCGACTCCATCTTATGTACTTATCTGAATCTTCACCATCGCGGTCCTGCCAGTAAGCCACACCGGCAATTTTGTACAAGTTACCTGCCCTATGAGGGAACGGGGTGGCGGATTCTTGAATCTCCGCCATTCTTCCACCATAGGGGATTGTGTAAACCCGAGATAGAAGCCCTTCTGGCTCGCGTAACAGTCTCACGATGCCTTGGAACATGCTCTCAGGAGCAGGCTCCTTGACGTAGTCGGACTTCATTTTGAGGTTCCACACCGTCTCTGGCGTCCGGTTTAGAAGACCTTCGACCAAGCCCTGGTCCGGTGACGATCCTGCCGTTCTCCCAGAATAATATAAGACGGATTGGATCCAGCTCATCTCGATGCAGTCTTCTCTCACCACACCCAACTCAGGGAAACTCTCCTGCAACATGGGAAGTAGCCTGTCGACTCCTCCTAGGAAGAGCGAGAAGAAATTAAATAGAACAGTGGAATTCACCCTGTTTAGTAAAACTCCGATGAATAAATCGGAGTCCAATCCAGGGGCGACATATTGCCACTGTCGTGCCAACTGAGTCGCATTTTGTTCAACGGTCTTTGTAACTGTAAAAACTGTGACGGTTTCTGGAACATCCACCAGTCGTACCTTCCAGGCTACGATCACGCCAAAGCTGGCCCCTCCGCCGCCTCTGATTGCCCAGAATAGATCCTCGCCCATTGATTTTCTGTCGAGGATTCTACCATGGATGTCGATTATTCTTGCGTCGATGACTTGATCGGCCGACAGGCCGTATTTCCTCATTAATGCGCCGTAGCCTCCGCCGCTGAAGTGCCCACCGACGCCTACAGTCGGGCAGAATCCGGCGGGAAACCCGAGAACCGGACTTTTTTCGGCGATTCTGTAGTACAAAGAACCGACGGTTGCGCCAGCTCCGACCCATGCAGCTTTCCGGTCAACATTGACTGTGATTTCACTGAGATTGATCAAATCAAGAATGACAAACGGGGCTTGTAGTGAGACGTAAGACAGTCCCTCGAAGTCATGGCCGCCGCTTCGGGTTCTGATCTCGAGACCACTTCGTCTGGCGCAGAGCACGACGGGCGGGATCTGTGATTCGTGCTCTGGGGTAATGATCACTTTTGGTTTAGGAATATATTCCGAGTCGAATCTGAGGTTGCGAATGGAAAATTGGAGGATGGAATTGTAGGATGAATTGGGAGGAGTGTAAACAACGTTGGAAATCCATGATTGTTGAGAGAGACAATGAAGAAAATCATCACCGGCTGAAGCTGCCCATGAACACGACAAGATGAGAACAAGCGTTGAAATTGAAGAAGATTTCATGGTTTTGTGATTTCGAGAAGATGAGTTTGTGTTGTTGGATAGAGGCTATAGAGGCATGGCTTGTTGTGTTCTATCTATAAAACTGAAGGATGTGATTGTACTACAAGAGGAGTACTATTATTCTATACTAATGTAACCCCACTCAATTCAACGGcactgttttttttaatttactaaTGATTTACgcaattttcatttctttttgctttttctattcctctttttcctttttctttatcctttttctttttctttttctttttaatatgaTTTGTGGTTCTATTTTCGGCTAGTAGAATTATTTGGAGTTAAAATGTGATTTTAGAGTTTGAATTTCagcttttctttttcatatttagacatgtgattttttaaaataaaaataattatgttttaattttattttgattatgtaGATTTTGAATTTtacataatttattttagaattatcacaattcaatttatatatactacaaataaaatatgatGAATTGAGAGATTTTATAGTTTTGATTGTTATTCCCGAGTTGAGTGGATATATGTTGGTGCTTGTGACAAAGCTTAAGATGTTGACGTCAAATCTAAACAATAAATTTGACCGGATTTAGGGATAGGTTGTCGACGACGTTACGAGTTAGTACATTTGTAGAAAatttacagtcttcaaatcttgtTTACTTATTCAAAAATGGCGACAACTATATACAATTGGCATCTTATTGCAGTCCACGTTGTCAATAAGGATTACTTGACTTGTTTAAATAAAGGAGAGAAATGCAAATTATTGTGTATATGATAAATATACAAGGGCTTGGATCACATGAAATTTGGAGTATTCAACATTCAATTgtcaattatatattttaaaaacacaaaAAGATACATTTTCAACAACTTTTGAAGTGAACTTGGTGTAGCAAAGGGGTGTGAGTGTGAGGAGATGATATGATAGTAAAAAGTTGTATATGAGCTTAGGAAGAAATATATGAATAAGTGAATAACACTCTTTATGGAGTAATATTCGAAGTACTATACCTATAGCAAAAAATCTGTTCGTTTCACTCAACGAACAACAAATCTTCTAATTCACCAAACATGTTCGTTTCACTCAAAGCTGTGATTTGAGAGATATTGAAAATTTGTATAGTTTCAATTTCCATTGAAACTTGAAGTGATTTTTGTACAGTGGAGATTAATCATAATTAAGCATTTACAAACTTGGAGAATTATACTTAGTGTATATTTTATGGTTTATCTCACACTACTGAAATTGAAAAGATGAGCCATATTACCATTTAAGTAGTTTAGATTAACATGATAGATACCATAGGCAgcttttaaaaagaaaaaaagggaaaaggaTAAGAAATTGAAATTTTCCAATGTTTATGTATCTCTAGTAATTGTCATTTAGGAGTTCAAATGAAAAATGATACGACTAGCGTGAGGCAAAAAAGAATACGTATTTAATGAATATTGATTAATGAGGCAATTTATTTTTCTCAATAAAgtcaaatcgaaaaatttattATGGAacaaattcttttttattttccatttcttGCCTACTTATTATATATCGATCTTGGGCAAATACTTGCGTATTCAAATTTGTTTGTACAAAGTTACGTTTTGAAGGTGATTCGAATTATTAAACATCCTTTTATATGACTGCTACGATAAGGAAATAGACAATGACTTAAAATACTATTaataagtatattatttttttaaaaatattgaataCATGATCAATTCTCTTATATACTTAAATCGAGTGCAGCGATCAGACCATCTTCACTAGTATTCTAAAATCTAAAATGGAGTAGATAATTAACtttaatggagtagtattttaaaatcaatttcatttttagtttttgaggaaaatatatttcatacatatttttggatttatactaaaacaaacataaattactttttaaatttttgtgagTAAAAATAAGTAGTGGATAAAATATATTCTTTATAAATTTAGCGTAAattgttaaaataaaattattatttgatgtgatatttacaataaaataagtttgaatttaatataaatagttGGAGAGattgtaataaaataatttatgtagattcccataaaaatatatttttacatAATTCACATTTCACTAGTAAGCCCCAAACACGTATATTAAGAAAACACTATTTTGGTGTGTGTTAGCTAAACAATAGAGTGGTTAATGCCTTGACCAAATGTTACTAGTTTGAGTTTGTtaatccaaaaagaaaaaaaaacaatttgtgATCAAACGTGACAGATAATGCACCTTTTTCTTCCAGGCTTCATTTGTATTTATAAGTAAGAGAAAAGGCATTAACGTGAACAAACAAAATATGAGAGAGACAAAACAAATGTGCTATAATGACATGCTACGTAAATATTGAGTCAATATAATTTCATATTACTCCCTCCTCTCCTATCTCCAACTAATTgacatatttatttttattatttttggtaatgcacCTTACATTCTGCAAACTcatttcaattatattttattataaaataatgtacAGTAAAAAAAGGacatatattccactaattttttctactatattttttaaaattcgtgccaagTCAATCAATGTCAATTAATGGGGATtaagggagtagtattttttatgtaATGAATTTTCTTTTGGACAATGACCTAGTATTCAAATAAAATGAGACGAGAGTCACGAgaaagtatttattttatttttgtttcttaaAAAATCAAACCAATTATCAGTAATACTGTATATTGAAGCATGGACCCAATTATCAGTTTAGGTTAGTATTTAATCAACTTCTTTGTGGAGTACTAGTTTAGGATGAGCACTTCATATTTTTCACTTACATTTGGAATCTGATGTTAGgtgagtttttttttcatattttgtatTCATTTCCATAAATCTGATAAGCTATCTTGGTATTGCACTATGGCTCATTTTATGTCATTGTGTAATTCATTTGGTGCCCAAATTCTTTTAAATGTTGTATTGGTGCTGGCATCAAAAGCCACTTCATTGAGAAATATGTTATTCCTGCATGGTCAAGCTCCCTTCAGGTGCAAAGAAGATTGTGCCAAGTGGCTGTCGTGCCATGGTTGGGCAGATTGCCGGAGGTGGTAGAACTGAGAAGCCAATGTTGAAGGCTGGAAATGCATCGTGGCCCAAGGTTCGTGGTGTTGCTATGAATCCCGTGGAGCATCCTCATGGTGGTGGTAACCATCAACACATTGGTCATGCCAGTACTGTCCGTCGCGATGCACCACCCGGCCAAAAGGTTGGTCTTATTGCTGCCAGAAGAACCGGGCGTCTCAGGGGTCAAGCTGCTGCTACAGCTGATAAGGCCTAGGAATTGTCATCTTGTTTTCTTCTTTATCtatatattgaaatttgaatCTGTTTTTTTGTTGTTAAAATGCAATGTTTTGTTGAGGATATACTAAATTTTGTTGGGATTATTGAGTTATATTGTTGGAGTATTGCCGTGATCTGATTTTGTTAAGTTTAAAACCTTTCTTAGTTATAACCAAAATTGAGCATAACCTTCGCTAATCAAAGTATTGTTTTGCATATTGGACTTTTATGTATGCGCAGGTAATAATGCTGAGATATAAGGCGATATACATATTGGACTTTTATATATggccaaaataacaaaattctcatccttttaaataaaatctcAAAAGAATActtgaaaatataattaagtCAACCATACAAGTCCTTGCTAGTACTACAATACTACTCTAATTCAACAAATCTCCTCCGCCTTCTCCCTCTTCCATACCGGTCATCGTATCATACAATGGCCGGTTCAATGTCTCCGGCAACAAAAACGTAAGCGTCCCTCCGGCCAACCCACACGCTCCGAACACCAGAAACGGCACCCTCTCCCCCATAACCGCCACGAACGGCGCCAATATTGCCCCCATCTGCGCTGCCTGAGTCGCACATCCCAGCGCCGCGTTCCTCACCACCGTCGGGAACAGCTCCACCGTGTAGATAAACAGCAAATTATACGTCCCTGCCATCCCAAATATCCCAAGAATCCCACACACCATCCTAACCGTTTTCCACACCCCATAGCCCTTCATCAGCCCCCCTAACAGGCAGAACGCGCCGCTGAACCACTGCGTCCCGATGCTTAGTGACTTCCGACCATACCTGTCAAGTAACACCGCCGTGAGGAAGAACGCCGGCATCTCCGCCACCGCGTTGAGGAACGCGTTGAGGTAGAGGTTGGTGCCGAGGTTCACCACGTTCAAGCTCAGCCCGTAGTATACGACCGAGCAAAAGAAGTTGACCGCGACTGCCAGGAAGAGGCGGGCGCGTCTCAGGGGGCAACGGAGCACGTCCACTAGGGATCCAGTGACAGCCTCCTGCTTAGTGGACGTGCTCCGAGGCGAATGGCCACTGACCTCCTCCTCCAAGGCGAGGAGGGCGGTGGCCGGAAGGTCCCCGTGGACCGGGCAATGGCTTGCATGGCGGGGCCCACCTCGCCACGGATGAGGTGCCAGCGGGGGGACTGATAAGGAGCTTTTCCCTTAACTATGATCGACGAGGATACTCGGCGATCGATAACCTCTCCGGCGTCCAATCGTAGGATCGGCGGAGGCAAGATTTGACTGTGCGCGGAAACCTTTCCGTCGGGCAGCTCAAGATCAAGTTCAGATAaatctgggcggctgtgcgcaGGGCTTCCCGTCGGGGAGCAGCGTCAGAAGTGAGGGAACCGTGAGACTCTTTATGGCtcaaataatattgtatttcattgattccataaaatgataacaatctatcctatatataatactagaattactaccctaacttattgaccaagaaaacaatatatggaaagatatagtaaatcaaaagataactaaatactAAGATATAGGGATCGTATCAGGGACTCGGAGACGAAGGGGAGGACGAAGACGAGGAAGAGGATGGAGGTGGCGATGTAGAGGGCCCGCCACGAGCGGAAGGCGTAGGCGATGCCGGAGAGGGCGGCGATCCCGCCCGAGAAGAAGTAGAAGGTGGACATACCGGCTGCGCCGCCCCGCTTGGTGGGGCCCACGGGCTCGGTGGCGAGGACATAAACACAACAGCAATTATTCATCACAGATTTTCTATTCGCCCTTCTTAATTCTCatgtttaaatatttttcttattcGATCGATTAGGTGTTTTGTTAGAGATGTGTAGTGTATAAAAAAACAGAAACACCACTCCACTAGTAAAGATATTGTAGTCCATCTAGCTaaactagttttttttttctataaattaaGACGTTACGCTTGTTCCTGCCATAGTGCAACTATCGTACTATTAAACGTTAGTTAATTAGGTATTGTACAATTTTTTTCGTAAATgaataatattccaataaatAAGTTTCCaatgaataaatatttattCTCCACATGATGAGCTTTGActccataatttaataaaattaattagttggggaggggaggggaggggaggaATAAAAGTAGTCCATTAATTACCGATCATGCAGCCGGCGAAAAACAAGGCTTGAACCAAGCCCACCTTATACTTGTCGCCGCAGACTAAGCCGAACTCCGCTACCGTGGAGCTACCGGGCCCCTCCACCCACTCCCACGTGCCATCCTCCATCCCACACTTGCTCGTCGCCTCCACCGCCACGCCGGCTCGCGGTCGGCGAATATCACCACCATCGTGTGGAACGCTTCCAACGCCCACGCCATGCTCGTCAGCACAAAGTGCCTCAGCTGCCACCACCCGAATTCGCCGCAATACTTTTTTAGCATCTCGTCCATGCACAATCCCTCCGCCTCCCCCACAAGCGGCGACCGCAGCCCCGCCTCCTGTGGAACACTAGTTTTTGGAGGCGAGTGtttccacattttttttatttaggaaTTTGGATTAGAATGTGGAAGAAGTGATGAGAATATACTAATTGTACCTCTTTTATCTCACTATCAcatatgtaatatatatatatatatatatatatatatatatatatatagggagatgatcaaaataagtatgtgtttaaatccagaaatacagaccaaatcttgaccctaggattagatgatctaatggtcaataattaaccaaaaacacggaaggtcataattaagcaattttaggtcatattataatatttggatttaatgtcatgctaagatcgttttaggtcatgctttgttagcatgacctaaaattacctaattatgacctaaaagtgacctaattatgatattgttctgcgtttctgtatttaaatctagttttgcatagatcaaaaccctatatatatatatatatatatatatatatatataggattagGATATGCACGTGGATGAATCTCATCGGTCTGATATGGCTTTAACAGGAAATCTGTCCGTCTTAAGGCAAAATGTTGGTTCTTGGATATTAGTTGTAGTAGTTTTTGCGTTCCGGATTCATTGGTGAAAAGGGATTTTAATTTAGTACTTATATTAACTACTCTAGTTTAATTACTTACCCTTATCATTCTACAGTTTTTATTCCTTTGCGAATCGGCAATAGGAGTCATTTGAATATGTATAATGAAagaaatatgtatataaatataattccTAAAAAGTAGCTTTATTCCTAGGTTTGAATTTATACAAAAATCAatagtaggagtaatatttattttatcatacTTGAGGGTTGGTGAATGATCAACAAACCTGTCCCTAAGACTAAGAGAAAAGAGTCACGTCCAACTTTCCATTGATGCTAACTTGCTCTGAAAATATGGGCTCACAACGAATACTATCAGAAATCAATTTCAAACAAATCAGTAACATCATGAGAAGTGCTATTTCATTCACCATAATTAAACTAATTTCCACCAAACCAACACATGAATAAAATTGATACTCCCATTGTCAAGATCGTTGATCTTTTAAAGATAATTCATTCACCATGAACTAATTTCCACCAAACTAACACATcaacaaaaatatatactacatttCAATCGTTCTTCTACATTTTTAAGCCATGACTCCTATTAAGATCTTTTCCTGCATCTGCCCTTGCCAATCGCTTGAATCTAAAGTGATAAAGAACATGCATCAATCAATTA from Salvia splendens isolate huo1 chromosome 15, SspV2, whole genome shotgun sequence encodes the following:
- the LOC121767188 gene encoding berberine bridge enzyme-like 18, coding for MKSSSISTLVLILSCSWAASAGDDFLHCLSQQSWISNVVYTPPNSSYNSILQFSIRNLRFDSEYIPKPKVIITPEHESQIPPVVLCARRSGLEIRTRSGGHDFEGLSYVSLQAPFVILDLINLSEITVNVDRKAAWVGAGATVGSLYYRIAEKSPVLGFPAGFCPTVGVGGHFSGGGYGALMRKYGLSADQVIDARIIDIHGRILDRKSMGEDLFWAIRGGGGASFGVIVAWKVRLVDVPETVTVFTVTKTVEQNATQLARQWQYVAPGLDSDLFIGVLLNRVNSTVLFNFFSLFLGGVDRLLPMLQESFPELGVVREDCIEMSWIQSVLYYSGRTAGSSPDQGLVEGLLNRTPETVWNLKMKSDYVKEPAPESMFQGIVRLLREPEGLLSRVYTIPYGGRMAEIQESATPFPHRAGNLYKIAGVAYWQDRDGEDSDKYIRWSRRYYDYMTPYVSKSPREVYLNYRDLDIGVNNFGRQTSYKQASIWGMKYFKNNFDRLVKVKTVIDPTNFFQNEQSIPPCKTRSKMQFPKTVFSYE
- the LOC121768546 gene encoding 60S ribosomal protein L8-1-like — translated: MVKLPSGAKKIVPSGCRAMVGQIAGGGRTEKPMLKAGNASWPKVRGVAMNPVEHPHGGGNHQHIGHASTVRRDAPPGQKVGLIAARRTGRLRGQAAATADKA
- the LOC121768547 gene encoding organic cation/carnitine transporter 4-like, which produces MNNCCCVYVLATEPVGPTKRGGAAGMSTFYFFSGGIAALSGIAYAFRSWRALYIATSILFLVFVLPFVSESLIRSLYLIPPLAPHPWRGGPRHASHCPVHGDLPATALLALEEEVSGHSPRSTSTKQEAVTGSLVDVLRCPLRRARLFLAVAVNFFCSVVYYGLSLNVVNLGTNLYLNAFLNAVAEMPAFFLTAVLLDRYGRKSLSIGTQWFSGAFCLLGGLMKGYGVWKTVRMVCGILGIFGMAGTYNLLFIYTVELFPTVVRNAALGCATQAAQMGAILAPFVAVMGERVPFLVFGACGLAGGTLTFLLPETLNRPLYDTMTGMEEGEGGGDLLN